Genomic segment of Salvia hispanica cultivar TCC Black 2014 chromosome 2, UniMelb_Shisp_WGS_1.0, whole genome shotgun sequence:
GCCTTAAGAATGAGTTTTTTTGTAGGATCCTGTTTACTGTGGTTGTGGGCACAATTAAGGATCTCTCCCTCCTTTGTGATTCTCTCTTCATAGTCATGCCGTAATACTCCCCTaataacatactccctccgttccatagtaatagagtcattttgccattttgatacgttccatagtaatagagtcatttccctttttagtaaaagtcaacacatttttccacacttatttactctctcttactttttttctctctttatctctctacctttttttcattttccactttattctccctttattaactcacctaacacaatttttcttaatctccgtgccgaaaagaaacgcctccattaccatggaacggagggagtatctgtTAACAAATTCTTTCGTACAAGCCCTTCTCTGTTTGAGTTACATTAGTAGGATTGAAGGTCTGAAGAGTCTATTTATATGCATCAATTGAAATGAGGATTCACATGAAGAAGAGGTTAAATTGGGTTCAGTTATATAGCCCTGGTGCAAGTTATATGTATTCCGATATTGtcctaaattttttaattgaaattgcCTGCCTCCATCTTCATCTACTCTTGCTGAAGACTACAATGTTTCTGGTGTTGCTTCTTTTAAATTGCACTTATGAGTCTAACAGTCTAAGAAAATCACTTTTATTGACAACCTTTTACCTTATCAAGTGTAGATCATTAAgttaaaacataaacatctcATTGGTTCTCTTAAGTATATTTGTTATGAAAAAAGAACTGCCCATGTATTCTTCAAGGAAATAAAGTAGTCCACATATAAACACACACATCAGTAGTTCCTGAATCCTTGAGATGGTCATCTTTGATGGTTTTTGGACTGTTTGATAATTGATacagtaaattttaattttggacttATCAAGAATTCAAGATACATGTTGTTGGTCCTTGAGGAATgatattgcatatttataaattgaacaGGTACGGGGCACTTCTTATTTACTTGTTTTAAATTGAGATGTGTCTGCTGTAATGATAGTATTGTATTAGAAGATAGCAATGAACTGATGAAGCAATGTGGCCTAGTGGTTTAACTACTAACTAGTCAGCCTTTTGAAAGTGACTAAATTACACTGCACCAGTGAATTCTGAATCAGTGTGTAATGTTATATTTATGCTCCAGGTTATTGACTTCCATCAGACTCTGGAGGTTAACGGGATCCGTTTCTGGTGTTATACTGCTGGTCACGTTCTTGGTGCTGCCATGTTTATGGTTGATATAGCTGGTGTTCGTATCCTCTACACTGGAGATTATTCTCGTGAAGAAGACCGTCATCTTCGTGCTGCTGAGCTGCCCCAGTTCTCCCCAGACGTTTGCATCATTGAATCAACTTATGGTGTTCAGAGCCATCAACCACGGCATATAAGGGAGAAACGTTTTACTGATGTCATCCATTCAACAATTTCTCGAGGTGGTCGTGTTCTTATTCCTGCTTTTGCACTGGGCCGTGCTCAAGAACTACTACTGATACTGGACGAGTATTGGGAAAATCACCGTGATCTCCACAATGTTCCCATATATTATGCTTCCCCACTTGCAAAAAGGTGCATGGCAGTTTACCAGACCTACATTAATTCCATGAATGACAGGATCCGGAATCAATTTGCAAGTTCGAATCCCTTTGACTTTAAACACATATCTCCATTAAAAAGTCTGGATGAGTTTCGTGATGTAGGACCAGCAGTTGTGATGGCAAGTCCTGGTGGGCTTCAAAGTGGGTTGTCGAGGCAGCTGTTTGACAAATGGTGCTCGGACAAGAGAAATGCTTGTGTTCTACCTGGTTATGTTGTTGAAGGGACACCGGCCAAGGCCATTATGAGTGAACCAAAGGAAGTTACACTCGCAAGTGGTTTGTCTGCTCCTCTGAACATGTCAGTCCACTATATCTCCTTCTCAGCTCACGCAGATTATAATCAAACAAGCACGTTTCTGAAAGAGCTCATGCCTCCCAACATTATATTGGTACACGGAGAAGCAAATGAGATGGGAAGGCTCAAACAGAAGCTCCTCTCGGTCTTTGCTGATGGCAAcactaaaattattactccaaaGAACTGTCAGTCTGTAGAAATGCACTTCAACTCTCAGAAGATGGCAAAGACGATTGGAAAGTTGGCGGAAAAGACACCAGCAGTTGGTGAAATCCTCAGTGGTTTGCTTGTTAAGAAAGGTTTCACCTATCAGATAATGGCTCCTGATGATCTTCATGTCTTCTCTCAACTCTCCACTGGTAGCGTCATCCAGCGGATTACGATCCCATATTCAGGTGCTTTTGCTGTTTTGAAACACAGGCTTAATCTAATTTATGAAAGCGTGGAGGCCTCAACAGATGAGGAATCTGGGGTACCGACGCTGAAAGTCCATGACAAGGTGACAGTGAAGCAGGAGACTGAGAATCATGTTTCACTACACTGGACAGCAGATCCCATCAGTGACATGGTTTCGGACTCAGTTGTGGCTCTAGTACTGAATGCTAGCCGAGAACTGCCAAAGCTCATGGTTGAATCTGAACAGGAAACGACTGAAGACGAACAAAGCAAGAAAGCGGACAAAATCATACACGCACTTCTTGTTTCCCTGTTTGGAGTTGTGAAATACGAGAACGAGGGCAAGCTGTTGATCAATGTAGATGGGACTATAGCCCTTCTGGAGAAACAGAGTGGTGAAGTGGAATGTGAGAATGAAGGCCTTAAAGAACGAGTTAAGACAGCATACCGGAGAATCATCAGCGCCATAAAGCCGATACCACCTCCCGGATCTTAGGATCTCAACCTGCCGCCTTGTGAGAAAGTTTGGTTGGAGAAATCTAGACAATTCTTGCTAAAACTTGTACTCTCTGCATCACGCAATGCATATAACTTGATACACTGAAAAACCACTTTTTTTGCTTGTTAAATTTTGTTCGCTGATCTACTTATATTTTGCGTGATGATGTGGCAGTCgattttaagtatattgaaATACTATGATTATGATAATGTTCACTCTTTTTCTTAAAGTGATACATGTATATGTGACGAGTGACACATTTAAATTGACTATCACGTCATCGCATATTTCGACGGAAAGAAGAGGGGGTAATTACATGTTtgatacaaaatgttttaccttttattcaatttagtacaaaaagtattaagtttacatattttattcaaaaagtTTACTTAGTGTTCTAAAATAATGCACTCTGCCAAGTCTTTACTAACATCATTActtgtaattatattttacatacaaaaagtttcacCAATGTTTTAGATTTgtacaaaaaattttaaattaaaacattccattaattaattcaaacacaattatttttcaaaaaaaaaagaaaaatacaagGAAAAAAATCACCACTCTTCACTATCAAATTAGCGAATTGCATTTTACTGTCGAAGCTTTCTCATGTAACAATGGAGAatacaactaaaaaaatataaattctttttttgtaAGATTTAAATATTGACTTATTGACTGTTCGAAGTTCAAATTAGCCATCTAGTAAAGATGAAATATggactaattttatattctataatacaataaaaaaatagagtaaattgagagatataattttttaaaaccacaaAATTGCTAAAAGAATTGATATTGACTGTTGTTTTTTTAGAGTgattaattgtattaaaactctaatttttatattattatgcgGATAAGTTGGACAGATTACAAGAATGTGTTAACTTAAAACACTAATGTAACTTTTTGTATGTTCCACGTGAACTCAATACTTTTtgtactaaattaaataaaaggtaaaatattttgtatgaaatatgtaattatcCCGAAGAAGAGATAATTGCAAAAATTACAACTTcatgatatataaatttagtttttaaaaaatgtatgattaactataatttgatttcttttgcTATTTATTTGAGcccatcaaattcaaaattcactTGGGAagaaaagaatagaaaattaataattttattttattaactgGTGGGGCAATAGTTTTGCCAaataaattttccattttgtttctGAAAGACTAACACGGCATAAACCTAAAATCTTGTATCGGAATGGCGGGTGAAACGTCGTCGTCGGCCTCCGCCGTGGCAGTGTCGGCGCTGACGGAGGAGGAGCTGACGCTGAACGTGAAGTGGAGCGGGAAGGAATACACTGTCAGAGTGTGTGGCGACGACACGGTGGGGGAACTCAAGCGGCGGATATGCGAGGTTACGAAGGTGCTCCCCAAAAGGCAGAAACTTCTCTACCCTAAAGTCGGCTCCAAACTCGCTGACGATTCTCAGCTTCTCTCTCAGATTCCATTGAAATCGTCTCTCAAGATGACCATGATTGGGTAACATTTCGCTTGATTTTGTGGTTTTTAGGATAATTATGTCACCCTCGAGGTTTTGGTTATTAAATTTCTGGATTTAGCTGAATTCTACGAGTGTAATTGCAATCTGATCTTGTGGTCTGTTAGATTGGTTCTACGTCTCAGTGTTGCTGTacatttttgtcaaattttccGTTGTTGTTAGCTTTTCGCTGGTTTTAATCTTTTCAGcaatggaatatttttttgttggcaATGCTTTTTGTTAGATGGAAATTAGAAACCGGTGGCAAGCTTTATTAGATGTTTTCCGATTGGATTGTTCTTCTGGTTTTTCTCAGCATCTCCATTTGCGAAAGATTGTTGTTTCATGTTTATCTCCATTTTCCCTACTTCTTTTATGTTTTGGCCCTGGTAACTTTTGCATTCATTCAATTCAGTTGTGAAGTTACAGTTGATACTGTAGAGACATTCTTAAATAGTGGTTTGTCAATATTGAGGTAGATCTTTGACAATGGAAGTTACTTTGCAGTACAGTTGAAGATGATATAATTGTGGATCCTATGGAGTCCCCAGAGATTGTGGATGATTTTGAAATCGGGCAGGATGAAGTCGTGGACATCAAAGACAAAGATATGAATAAGCAGAAACTAAACCGTCGTATTAAGCAGTACAAAGTCAGTTAAACTTTATCCAACTGTTCCTATGAGACTAAACAATTGCAATTCCTCATTAAAAATTTGTGTGCTACTATATCCTTGATTTTGCTTCCTTTAGATATatgttcaaattttgtttttttttttttattcctgGGAATGATCATTATGCTCTTTGTTTTTATGATAGATTGAACTTCGAAATCCTTGTCGTCAAGGCAAAAAATTGCTTGTTCTGGATATAGATTATACGCTCTTTGACCATCGGTCTACGGCAGAGAATCCCTTAGAACTCATGCGCCCCTGTAAGTGATTATTGTAAATTCTTATATTACTTATCTTATTGTGtcttatatattatttcattgaaTTACACAGATCTGCATGAGTTTCTCGCGGCTGCCTATACTGAGTACGATATCATGATTTGGTCTGCAACCAGgtaattgtaattttctttatcatcTATCTGCTCGTGTGGCATGTGCATCCATTTTTCCCAGGTAGTGTCTAAAAAATATGGAGATCTAGCATAAATTCAAAAGGTCTATTGTATAGTACATTAGTACTACAAGTTTGCTCTCTATTCGGTTTTTTCCTATTCAGCTTTTAAGGTTGGATTCTTACGTTTATTCGAATAGTCGATTTCAGTAATCCACTTTGAAAGTTCACCTTCTTCTGCATTATGTGTATCCTGATCTTTCATTGTGCTCGGGATTCGTCGAGCCTTTTATCCTTTTGTTCAGTTTCCCTCGTACTTCCATAATTGGTTTTCCTCTCAAAACTATACCAACTTTCCGTTGTAATTTTACTTCACTACCTCCAAAAGTTTAGATGCTGCATGTCTGGTATTTATGAACATCCCTTTCTATTATATAGACTAAAATTGtagagtaaataaaattactatcGTGCTACTTGAACGTGCCAAATATCACACATCATATTAGGTTTGCCatttttcaagttttttaAGCTTGCTGTTAAAGAGAATTTGGAACTCACACGCAACAAAGACTAGATAGATTTCATAACAGACATTGTTTCTAGAATGAATATACTTCATTTCCTAGTCTTACTGGAATATGCCAAATGTCAATCAGCATAACTGGTTTGTCAGTTTTCAAGGTATTTAGCTAACATGAAGAGGATTTGGAAATTATAAGTGTCAAAAGACTAGATAGCTTTCATAAAAGTCATTCTTTCTAAAATGAATTTACTTCATTACTGCAGCATGAAGTGGGTTGAACTAAAGATGGGGCAGCTTGGGGTACTAGATCATCCTGACTACAAAATTACTGCTCTTCTTGACCATATGGCCATGATCACAGTTCAGTCAGATTCTCGTGGTGTGTTTGATTGCAAACCACTTGGCTTGATTTGGGCACATTTTCCCGAGGTCTGGATTTATGCTAAAAGTTTGTAAATGCTGTTATTATAAATCTGTGTGCTCGATGAATATCCTCCTCTTCCCCTATCCCCACCGCCATGACAGCATGGGTCTAAGTATAACTGTCAATTGTAGGGTTGGAACCAGCAGTTACTTGCGACTCTGCAACCTTAATTGATTGTCATGATTATGATGATGATTAAATCCTTGCTTTCCTAAAAGTTTGAATTTAGATTTGCTTCATTGCTAGTTGCTACATATTTTCTAGACATAATTTGTCATCCACAGTAAAAATAGGTGTCAACTGTTAACCTGAGCTTCTTCAAAACAACTAGAAGATTGAGAGCTTATCAACATTTCAAAAGTGcgttaacttttttattttgggttaGAGGAGTAACTGTTTCTGGAAATACAGGAGGTCTGGAACacctagtattttttttttaccacagACCTtagtttcaaaattaattcttatATTGACAATGCATATAATTACCCTTATTTTAATCTCATCTTGGTTTCTGCACATACCTCCTCTGCTACTGAGTGGTTTAAAAACAACTCATGAGTCATGACATCAAGTTAATGCAAAAAACACCAACTCAGATTTAAGTTagcaatgtgtcattttaggTTATGAAAGAATTTATTGTCTTGCCTAGTATCcccttttttcttaaactaATAGTAAGATCTTATTGGTATATTTGCAGTTCTACAGTGCCAAGAACACCATAATGTTTGATGATCTGCGGAGGAATTTTGTGATGAATCCCCAAAATGGCTTGACTATAAAACCGTTCAAAAGATGCCATGCAAATCGGGAGAGTGATCAAGAACTTGTGAAGCTGACCAAATATTTGCTAGCTATCGCAAGGCTTGACGATATCAGCACTCTTGATCACAAGAACTGGGAGTCATTTGCCAATGTGAAGAGGCGACGGCATGATTAGAATACCCATGATACTTTGTGTGTCTTCCAATTGCCAggctattttattttggtagtACCTTATATGTCTATTTCTCTATATCATGTGCTCGTAACTTGAACAGAGGGTGGGGATGATGGGTGTTTAGCAGCTCCAAAGTTGATAGAAAGATTAACAAAGATTTCAATTAATGAAAACACATGGATTCTTGCCCTTCTTGGTAAGACGATGTCTTATGAAGATCATGGTTCTTTCAGTGTTAGACAATATTGTTCTGATATAGATGTGCACAGTTCACAACAATTCCAATACAACTGCTAGTTTATGTGTGCCAAAAAAACTGTTACAGTCgacaaagaaaaaagatacaaaaagattcataaattcaagTTGTAAACATTAAAAGACCACAGTAATTTTTCTACAAAtgtctaattttaattttactatattttctcTCGAAAGCATATTAAAAAGCAGTGTCTTGAAAACCACCACTTGCTAAACCTTAGACGGTAGGAAGATAGAGGAGGGAAATGAAGAGCAGGACACAGAGAGAGAACAATTGAACAAACACCACCATGTCAAAGTCTATGTTCTTCCAGTCATAAAATGccggggggggggggggacgAGAGAAGTACTTTGTGCTCGATAAACTCTGATGATAACTTAATGAAGTAGAAAGTCTTAAATTCAATTGATGATCCTACAGATATAACAGTTTGAAATAATGGTATACTCTTTCATGGCAATTATCATATTAACGAGATCGTAAAGGCACTCCAAAAATTGCACTCCATTGATATACTATATAGAGAGAATCGCTAGATGGGTTACAGTTTCAACTTAGATCTACATGGAAAGAACTCTGTCATTGAGGAACTGAGAAAACCAAGGATCCATTATCCCAGCGTACCCTGATCTCTCTCCCTACATCGAGCCTCTTCTCTCTGATTATTTTGCCCCATTTACCAATCAGATTGTAATAACTTCCACGCCATTTTAACTTCATCACATACAAATCGCCAGTATCATCATCTCGAGCATTGACACCAACTTGGTGTTCATTCCTCAACTGGTCTTGAGCTTGGTGAGTCCAGTAGAAAAGAATGTGATCCTCGACAGCTTTGCCAGGTAAAGTAAGGAATGGATGATTTGTATCCACATCCGACAATGTGAGAGTTTTCTTGATAGGCCAATCATCATGCCCAGATGGTGCAGCAACAATATGTTCTTCTGGAACAGAGAAAAACAAGCAATTATTTGCCCACCGTAGTCTGATTTCTTTTCCAACACCAAGTCCTTTATGCCTAATTATATTAGCCCATTTCCCAAGGAGATGATAATAATTACCTCGCCACTTCAACTTCATCCCATGAGCCTCGCCCGTATCATAATCTCGAGCATTTATAGATACTTGTTCATCCTTTCTCAATCTTTCCCTTTCCTGGGGTCTCCAGTGCACAAGAATATGCTCTTCAACAGATTTACGAGGCAATGGAAGAAAAGGATGATGAGGGTCCACATCTGATGATGTGAGTACCTTTCTAATAGGCCAGTGGTCCTGCACTAGAGGAGCTGCAACCATTCTGATTGGTGGTACCGCAACAATTTGCTGTTGCGGAACTGAGTAATGTAAGCATCCATTAAACCATCGTAGCTTAATTTCCTGCCCAACTTCAAGTCCCTTTCCACGAACAACTTTTCCCCATTTTCCAATAAGATTATAATAACTCCCACGCCACTTTAATTTCATTACTGACATTTCACCAGTATCATCATCCTGAGCATTAAAACCCACTTGACTTTCAGCTCTCAGACTTTCCTGCTGTTGAGGTGTCATGTACATCAAAATATTGGATTCAACTTGTTGTCGGGACAATGTCAGGAAAGGATGAGTGGTATCAACATCAGAGAATGTTAGTGCTTTCTTGATAGGCCACGGATCATGCACTTGTTGAGGCACATCATTGTAGTATGCGGTCCTCTTCATTTCTAGAATCCAAACAAAAGGAAACTTGACGGTCAATGTCAAAACACTTAATCATAGAAACATTTGCATAAGCAGTTTAAAAGATGTAAACTTCAGGATCAAAGCAACATCAATAAGCCAGATACCATATGGATTTAACAGAGATTTTAAGATATGACAGCAACCAACAACAACCACATATTCTATGGTCCATCACATATTATGGTCCTTGATTTTAGCAATGATGAAACTTAACAGAAGTAAATATCTAGCAGCGTGCGCAACAATTGCCTTTACTTCAGAAACTACAAACCTCTGTGCGCAACAATCGCTTTTACTTCATAAACTACAAACCTCAGTACTTCAGTCTTCTTTACTAAATCCTAAAATCGCATGGACTTCAAGACTAAACAGACTCATATCACATTAGCAGAAgcaaaatatattacattaACTTTACAAATCAAGTACTGATCATTTGACTACCGGAACAATCAAGCACGAAAGAGCAacataaaatagatataaataaatttggccATACCACAGAAACAAATTGCCCCTGAACATGCACAATGTAAGGCATAAACGAAGAAACATGGTGAAAAACTCCCCCTTTTCCAGTTCAATAAAGAAGAAAGCCTCAATATAATTCTTTCCcctccaattaaaataattcaatagaGTAGCCAacaaaaaaaggtaaaatgatCAATCAATTGAACAACACGCCGGAGTAGCAgaacatataaaaattgaacacacaaaatagcatataaaaatgatttcttGTCGTATTGGCTTTTCCCCCATTACATAGATTGATTGAATCGGAATAAGGAGATGACATACCCTGGTGTGAATGTGAAGAGCTGAAATTCGAGATTGGGATGGGGGAACCCTAGATTCCCGCAAGATGAGAATGAGAAGAATTCGAACGGTGGCGTGAAGTCTGTATGAATTTGATGAGTTATGATGGAGGAGTTCACGGGGGTGTGTAAGAGCAACACATTCTCCAATAATTTGGGGGtgtggtggcggcggcggtggcggaggcggaaggtgtgcaatgtgt
This window contains:
- the LOC125205911 gene encoding cleavage and polyadenylation specificity factor subunit 3-I; this encodes MASASAAAPASSLKRANSTTSSESDELIITPLGAGNEVGRSCVYMSFKGKVVMFDCGIHPAFSGMAALPYFDEIDPSAIDLLLITHFHLDHAASLPYFLERTTFKGRVFMTHATKAIYKLLLSDYVKVSKVSVEDMLYDEQDILRSMDKIEVIDFHQTLEVNGIRFWCYTAGHVLGAAMFMVDIAGVRILYTGDYSREEDRHLRAAELPQFSPDVCIIESTYGVQSHQPRHIREKRFTDVIHSTISRGGRVLIPAFALGRAQELLLILDEYWENHRDLHNVPIYYASPLAKRCMAVYQTYINSMNDRIRNQFASSNPFDFKHISPLKSLDEFRDVGPAVVMASPGGLQSGLSRQLFDKWCSDKRNACVLPGYVVEGTPAKAIMSEPKEVTLASGLSAPLNMSVHYISFSAHADYNQTSTFLKELMPPNIILVHGEANEMGRLKQKLLSVFADGNTKIITPKNCQSVEMHFNSQKMAKTIGKLAEKTPAVGEILSGLLVKKGFTYQIMAPDDLHVFSQLSTGSVIQRITIPYSGAFAVLKHRLNLIYESVEASTDEESGVPTLKVHDKVTVKQETENHVSLHWTADPISDMVSDSVVALVLNASRELPKLMVESEQETTEDEQSKKADKIIHALLVSLFGVVKYENEGKLLINVDGTIALLEKQSGEVECENEGLKERVKTAYRRIISAIKPIPPPGS
- the LOC125205606 gene encoding uncharacterized protein LOC125205606 isoform X1, giving the protein MKRTAYYNDVPQQVHDPWPIKKALTFSDVDTTHPFLTLSRQQVESNILMYMTPQQQESLRAESQVGFNAQDDDTGEMSVMKLKWRGSYYNLIGKWGKVVRGKGLEVGQEIKLRWFNGCLHYSVPQQQIVAVPPIRMVAAPLVQDHWPIRKVLTSSDVDPHHPFLPLPRKSVEEHILVHWRPQERERLRKDEQVSINARDYDTGEAHGMKLKWRGNYYHLLGKWANIIRHKGLGVGKEIRLRWANNCLFFSVPEEHIVAAPSGHDDWPIKKTLTLSDVDTNHPFLTLPGKAVEDHILFYWTHQAQDQLRNEHQVGVNARDDDTGDLYVMKLKWRGSYYNLIGKWGKIIREKRLDVGREIRVRWDNGSLVFSVPQ
- the LOC125205606 gene encoding uncharacterized protein LOC125205606 isoform X2, producing the protein MKRTAYYNDVPQQVHDPWPIKKALTFSDVDTTHPFLTLSRQQVESNILMYMTPQQQESLRAESQVGFNAQDDDTGEMSVMKLKWRGSYYNLIGKWGKVVRGKGLEVGQEIKLRWFNGCLHYSVPQQQIVAVPPIRMVAAPLVQDHWPIRKVLTSSDVDPHHPFLPLPRKSVEEHILVHWRPQERERLRKDEQVSINARDYDTGEAHGMKLKWREEHIVAAPSGHDDWPIKKTLTLSDVDTNHPFLTLPGKAVEDHILFYWTHQAQDQLRNEHQVGVNARDDDTGDLYVMKLKWRGSYYNLIGKWGKIIREKRLDVGREIRVRWDNGSLVFSVPQ
- the LOC125205607 gene encoding ubiquitin-like domain-containing CTD phosphatase — protein: MAGETSSSASAVAVSALTEEELTLNVKWSGKEYTVRVCGDDTVGELKRRICEVTKVLPKRQKLLYPKVGSKLADDSQLLSQIPLKSSLKMTMIGTVEDDIIVDPMESPEIVDDFEIGQDEVVDIKDKDMNKQKLNRRIKQYKIELRNPCRQGKKLLVLDIDYTLFDHRSTAENPLELMRPYLHEFLAAAYTEYDIMIWSATSMKWVELKMGQLGVLDHPDYKITALLDHMAMITVQSDSRGVFDCKPLGLIWAHFPEFYSAKNTIMFDDLRRNFVMNPQNGLTIKPFKRCHANRESDQELVKLTKYLLAIARLDDISTLDHKNWESFANVKRRRHD